The Medicago truncatula cultivar Jemalong A17 chromosome 4, MtrunA17r5.0-ANR, whole genome shotgun sequence genome includes a region encoding these proteins:
- the LOC25492780 gene encoding CTL-like protein DDB_G0274487 translates to MDDPNNKDSSSSSSLLSQPFLPKPSIITTYPTLEDQDSNQESDSNQQYLHITYNHGPRSFKDLPFLILFLLFVLSTFAFGIFSIFHRNNNYSTLNSYTYDTSTTSCINPSFSSNFFTNNFLSLSSPFVKDLIWTLVITLILSLPICWLLLLLLKHYTKHLVYASIPFFILIPIFLNVYWFVACTIKTSCSENFPMVYRILVLVFVFLVIGVIVWILVINWHRVELTVSIIGVASDALSWNMGLFGVLPCLTIGLVVYYVPIVVFLVFAKYNGKVVPKKLHSEYECVWKEDSWVPAYFALAILTMLWSAAAMLEAQVYVISGTIARWYFTKDFEAPTKSIRTSLRNAFGPSSGTICLSGLLIFVVRVVRSVVDNARQEAAPGLVNIVLRCCVNALLTAVDFLNKFTINFAAITGEAYCSSARMTYELLRRNLLSAVFVETISSRLLVGIVFVLSAIYTIVVCVILKAATNLGSDAYFVAAAAWLLLIIVLGFLVHVLDIVIDTIYVCYAIDRDRGEVCKQDVHEVYVHLPISRSLRQSNITRTLGV, encoded by the exons ATGGATGATCCAAACAACAAAgactcttcatcttcatcatctttattATCACAACCTTTCTTACCAAAACCCTCAATAATCACAACATACCCAACACTAGAAGACCAAGATTCAAACCAAGAATCTGACTCAAATCAACAATACCTTCACATCACATACAATCATGGTCCACGTTCCTTCAAAGACTTACCTTTTCTcatcctctttcttctcttcgtTCTCTCCACTTTCGCCTTTGGAATCTTCTCAATCTTCCATAGAAACAACAATTACTCAACTCTTAATTCTTATACCTATGACACCAGCACAACCTCTTGCATCAACCCTTCATTTTCATCCAATTTTTTCACcaataattttctctctttatcaTCACCTTTTGTGAAAGATTTAATATGGACACTTGTTATCACGTTGATTTTGAGCTTACCCATTTGCTGGTTGTTGCTTCTTTTATTGAAGCATTACACCAAACACCTTGTCTACGCTTCGATACCGTTTTTTATTCTCATACCAATTTTTCTCAATGTTTACTGGTTTGTTGCTTGCACTATTAAGACTTCATGTAGTGAAAATTTTCCTATGGTGTATAGAATTTTGgtgttggtttttgtttttttggtgatTGGTGTGATTGTGTGGATTCTTGTGATAAATTGGCACCGTGTGGAGCTTACTGTGAGTATAATTGGGGTTGCTTCCGATGCGCTTTCGTGGAATATGGGTTTGTTTGGGGTGCTTCCTTGTTTGACAATTGGGCTTGTTGTGTATTACGTGCCGATTGTGGTTTTTCTGGTGTTTGCTAAGTATAATGGGAAGGTTGTTCCTAAGAAATTGCATAGTGAATATGAATGTGTTTGGAAGGAGGATTCTTGGGTGCCTGCTTATTTTGCATTGGCAATACTTACTATGTTGTGGTCAGCTGCAGCTATGCTTGAAGCTCAGGTTTATGTTATTAGCGGGACTATTGCTCGATGGTATTTCACTAAGGATTTTGAGGCTCCTACAAAGAGTATTAGAACTTCTCTCAG AAATGCTTTCGGTCCTTCTTCTGGAACAATATGTTTGTCGGGATTGCTTATCTTTGTTGTTCGAGTGGTGCGTTCTGTCGTTGATAATGCAAGACAAGAGGCTGCTCCCGGACTAGTGAACATTGTATTGCGGTGCTGCGTAAATGCCTTACTGACAGCTGTTGATTTTCTTAATAAGTTTACTATCAACTTTGCTGCAATAACCGGTGAAGCTTACTGCTCATCTGCAAGAATGACATATGAACTTCTAAGACGTAATCTTCTCTCTGCTGTTTTTGTGGAGACCATATCATCTCGCCTTCTGGTTGGAATTGTTTTTGTCCTGTCAGCAATATACACAATTGTG GTCTGTGTTATCTTAAAAGCTGCGACCAATCTCGGGTCTGATGCATATTTTGTGGCAGCGGCAGCATGGCTACTACTGATAATAGTGCTGGGTTTCCTTGTGCATGTGCTCGACATTGTAATTGACACAATTTATGTCTGTTATGCCATAGACAGAGACAGAGGAGAGGTTTGTAAGCAAGATGTTCACGAGGTTTACGTTCACCTTCCCATAAGTAGAAGTCTCAGACAATCTAATATTACAAGAACTTTAGGTGTATAA
- the LOC25492782 gene encoding peptidyl-prolyl cis-trans isomerase CYP21-1, with translation MRREIAFLAQPRFLILLLVLSIFIIFAFSSSKLADEKTEEEPEITHRVFLDIDIDKQRLGRIVIGLYGQVVPKTVENFRALCTGEKGESASGVKLHYKGTPFHRIVSGFVIQGGDIVHRDGKASESIYGGTFPDENFRIKHSHAGVVSMANSGPDSNGSQFFFTTVKASWLDGDHVVFGKVVQGMDTVFAIEGGAGTYSGKPRKKVVIADSGEIPKSKWDEES, from the exons ATGCGTAGAGAGATCGCGTTTCTCGCTCAGCCTCGATTCCTCATTCTCCTCCTTgttctctcaattttcattattttcgcATTCTCTTCTTCTAAACTG GCCGATGAGAAAACAGAAGAGGAGCCTGAAATTACGCATAGAGTTTTCTTggatattgatattgataaaCAGCGTTTAG GTAGGATCGTGATTGGATTATATGGCCAAGTGGTACCAAAAACTGTGG AAAATTTTAGAGCTTTGTGCACAG GGGAGAAAGGCGAGAGTGCAAGTGGTGTAAAACTTCATTATAAAGGAACACCTTTTCATCGGATAGTATCTGGTTTTGTGATTCAGGGTGGTGATATTGTTCATCGTGATGGCAAAGCATCCGAATCTATTTACGGTGGCACCTTTCCAGACGAGAATTTCAGGATTAAACATTCTCATGCTG GCGTTGTCTCTATGGCTAATTCAGGACCTGATTCCAATGGTTCACAGTTTTTCTTTACCACAGTGAAGGCCAGTTG GTTGGATGGAGACCATGTTGTTTTTGGCAAGGTTGTTCAAGGGATGGATACCGTGTTTGCAATTGAAGGGGGGGCTGGAACCTATAGTGGGAAACCAAGGAAGAAGGTAGTAATTGCGGACTCTGGAGAGATACCGAAGAGCAAGTGGGACGAGGAAAGTTGA